In bacterium, one genomic interval encodes:
- the pilM gene encoding type IV pilus assembly protein PilM, with protein MLGFKSNVRVGLDIGSHAIQLVVAEKHGDRSRLIGAWSRDIYTASNDRYDLDGPKKMQIVPIVLDMFREAGVRPKRVAHLGSCLSGLNMATKEIRSLQMPDDEMASSLTQEGRKHLPLDGSELVVDYQILGDDTREADKVRVLLAVTTKRTLDAHLDVLRELELKPGVVDLEPLACVNAYMVTGELPDEGVVCFLNIGARRTNLVIVGRKDMYFSRDLPVAGWSFTEDLMTRLNATFAQAEEIKHRQGLTAKDLKPMAGTEGMTVASSLALSDKSPLDKLYDEINRSIRYYVKETGQSGIMKFVLFGGSAASQELCDYLANRFSVPVDAHDPFKALEGHADVRNRPQFAAAVGLALRAQAIY; from the coding sequence GTGTTAGGTTTTAAGTCAAATGTTCGCGTGGGACTCGATATCGGCTCGCACGCGATCCAATTGGTCGTGGCCGAAAAACACGGCGACCGCAGCCGTCTCATCGGCGCGTGGTCGCGCGACATCTACACGGCGTCCAATGATCGTTATGATCTGGACGGTCCGAAGAAGATGCAAATCGTGCCGATCGTTCTGGACATGTTCCGCGAAGCCGGGGTTCGTCCCAAACGCGTCGCGCATTTGGGCTCATGCCTATCGGGCCTGAACATGGCCACCAAGGAGATTCGCTCCTTACAGATGCCCGATGACGAAATGGCCAGTTCACTGACGCAGGAAGGCCGCAAGCATCTGCCGCTCGACGGATCAGAGCTTGTAGTGGACTACCAGATTCTCGGGGATGACACACGCGAGGCCGACAAAGTCCGCGTGCTGTTGGCCGTCACGACCAAGCGCACGCTCGACGCGCACTTGGACGTGCTGCGCGAGCTGGAATTGAAGCCGGGCGTTGTGGACCTCGAACCGCTGGCGTGCGTGAATGCTTACATGGTCACAGGCGAACTGCCGGACGAAGGCGTGGTCTGCTTCCTGAATATCGGCGCGCGCCGCACGAATCTCGTGATCGTGGGCCGCAAGGATATGTACTTCAGCCGCGACCTGCCGGTTGCCGGTTGGAGTTTCACGGAGGACTTGATGACGCGTTTGAACGCGACGTTCGCACAGGCGGAGGAGATCAAGCACCGTCAAGGCCTGACAGCCAAGGACTTGAAGCCGATGGCTGGCACGGAAGGCATGACCGTCGCGTCGAGCCTTGCGCTGTCAGACAAGTCGCCGCTCGACAAACTCTACGATGAAATTAATCGCTCGATTCGCTACTACGTCAAAGAGACGGGTCAGAGCGGTATCATGAAGTTCGTTCTGTTCGGTGGTTCGGCGGCGTCGCAGGAACTGTGCGACTACCTGGCGAACCGTTTCAGCGTTCCCGTGGACGCGCACGATCCGTTTAAGGCACTGGAAGGACACGCGGACGTGCGGAATCGCCCGCAATTCGCGGCGGCGGTCGGACTGGCCCTGCGCGCGCAGGCCATCTACTAA
- the pilO gene encoding type 4a pilus biogenesis protein PilO has product MRKIIVALIMLLVVAGGFYYYLQFTFKDKPTIVRELDEQIKVENEKLIAAQIIANELKQVTRLIEGNLAQSQRDSLAEDASLPFMNQLTDILRNHQIDLKLIEPGRRKNLNTYVATPYTVEVLTSYRSLVSFLNDVEKSNRLVTVDKFELTSQVKQVQAQAKQGLTDKRPMMIELSTLTLIKQK; this is encoded by the coding sequence ATGAGAAAAATTATTGTTGCACTGATTATGCTGCTTGTCGTCGCCGGTGGTTTCTACTACTACCTGCAGTTTACGTTCAAGGACAAGCCGACGATCGTGCGCGAACTTGACGAACAGATCAAGGTCGAGAATGAGAAGCTCATTGCCGCGCAGATTATTGCCAACGAGCTGAAGCAAGTGACGCGGCTGATCGAGGGTAACCTGGCGCAGTCGCAGCGCGATTCGCTGGCCGAAGACGCCTCGTTGCCGTTCATGAACCAGTTGACCGATATTTTGCGGAATCATCAGATTGACCTCAAGTTGATCGAACCGGGCCGCCGCAAGAATCTGAACACGTACGTCGCGACGCCGTACACCGTAGAAGTGCTGACGAGCTACAGGTCGCTCGTGAGTTTCCTGAATGACGTGGAAAAGAGCAACCGTCTGGTGACCGTAGACAAGTTTGAATTGACGAGTCAGGTCAAGCAGGTGCAGGCTCAAGCGAAACAGGGGCTGACGGACAAGCGCCCCATGATGATCGAGCTGTCCACGTTAACTTTGATCAAGCAGAAATAA